The Vibrio chagasii genome includes a region encoding these proteins:
- a CDS encoding methionine synthase, whose protein sequence is MKTLLPTSTAGSLPKPSWLAQPETLWSPWKLEGDELTDGKQDALRVSLHEQQQAGIDIVSDGEQTRQHFVTTFIEHLNGVDFEKRETVKIRDRYDASVPTVVGPVSRQKSVFVEDAKFLRQQTDQPIKWSLPGPMTMIDTLYDAHYQSREKLAWEFAKILNEEAKELEAAGVDIIQFDEPAFNVFFDEVNDWGIACLERAIEGLKCETAVHICYGYGIKANTDWKKTLGTEWRQYEEVFPKLQQSNIDIVSLECHNSHVPLELLELVRGKKVMVGAIDVATDSIETPEEVASTLRETLKYVDADKLYPCTNCGMAPLPREIASAKLNALSAGAEIVRKELSA, encoded by the coding sequence ATGAAAACACTATTACCGACTTCAACAGCAGGCAGCTTGCCTAAGCCGTCTTGGCTAGCACAGCCAGAAACACTTTGGTCTCCATGGAAACTGGAAGGCGATGAACTCACAGACGGCAAACAAGATGCGCTGCGTGTGTCTCTGCATGAACAACAGCAAGCAGGCATCGATATCGTGAGTGATGGCGAACAAACCCGCCAGCACTTTGTAACGACCTTCATTGAACATCTGAATGGCGTTGATTTTGAAAAGCGTGAAACCGTTAAAATCCGCGACCGCTACGATGCGAGTGTACCGACAGTGGTTGGCCCAGTTTCTCGTCAGAAATCCGTGTTTGTTGAAGATGCGAAATTCTTACGTCAGCAAACCGACCAACCGATCAAATGGTCTCTGCCGGGTCCTATGACCATGATAGATACACTTTACGATGCGCATTACCAAAGCCGTGAAAAACTGGCGTGGGAATTTGCAAAGATCCTCAACGAAGAAGCGAAAGAATTAGAAGCTGCAGGCGTTGATATTATTCAGTTCGATGAGCCTGCATTTAACGTGTTCTTTGATGAAGTGAACGATTGGGGTATCGCTTGTTTAGAAAGGGCCATTGAAGGGCTTAAATGCGAAACCGCAGTACACATTTGCTATGGCTACGGAATCAAAGCAAACACAGATTGGAAGAAGACATTAGGCACTGAGTGGCGTCAGTACGAAGAGGTATTTCCTAAGCTGCAGCAATCGAATATCGATATTGTTTCGTTAGAGTGCCACAACTCTCATGTACCACTTGAACTGCTTGAACTTGTTCGCGGTAAGAAAGTGATGGTTGGCGCTATTGATGTTGCTACAGATTCTATTGAGACACCGGAAGAAGTGGCTAGCACTCTAAGAGAAACACTTAAGTATGTTGATGCAGACAAGCTCTACCCTTGCACCAATTGCGGCATGGCTCCTCTACCTCGCGAAATTGCCTCAGCGAAGCTCAATGCACTCAGTGCTGGCGCAGAGATCGTTCGTAAAGAACTTTCAGCGTAA
- a CDS encoding RidA family protein has translation MVERINYQGLPSIAGPYVHATKHNGTLYVSGLTAYGTSSQDQGIGEQTNERLSQIKQILEHEQRAVSDLIKLTIFICDMSELGSLRELLFDFYGEYLPACSLVEVSKLIHSDLRIEIEATVAL, from the coding sequence ATGGTTGAACGTATAAATTATCAAGGCTTGCCATCAATTGCTGGGCCTTATGTTCACGCGACAAAGCACAACGGTACGCTCTATGTCTCTGGTTTGACTGCTTACGGCACAAGTTCACAGGATCAAGGAATTGGTGAGCAGACGAACGAGAGACTTAGTCAGATCAAGCAAATACTAGAGCATGAACAGCGAGCAGTCAGTGATCTTATTAAGCTGACGATCTTTATCTGTGATATGTCTGAACTAGGCAGTCTTCGAGAATTATTGTTCGACTTTTATGGAGAGTATCTTCCAGCTTGTTCTCTAGTCGAGGTATCTAAATTGATTCACTCTGATTTAAGAATTGAGATTGAGGCGACAGTGGCCCTGTAA
- a CDS encoding NUDIX hydrolase, producing the protein MKNIAMAVVVREGKVLIQKRFRHRQGIVFEFPGGSVDPGESGREAAIRELWEETGLKDLKLLGTHQGQNNFGGEIHYFVLRADLNHEPKMVDAERQQTFYWLEPSAIPLGDFFRADIEFIEKHLSHYT; encoded by the coding sequence ATGAAAAACATAGCTATGGCGGTGGTTGTAAGAGAAGGGAAAGTCTTAATCCAAAAGCGTTTTAGACATCGCCAAGGAATTGTTTTTGAGTTCCCTGGAGGTTCAGTTGATCCCGGAGAGTCGGGGCGCGAAGCCGCAATTAGAGAGTTGTGGGAAGAAACGGGTCTTAAAGATTTAAAACTCCTCGGCACTCATCAAGGGCAGAACAACTTCGGTGGTGAGATTCATTACTTCGTTTTGCGCGCGGATCTAAATCATGAACCGAAAATGGTCGACGCAGAAAGACAGCAAACTTTCTATTGGCTAGAACCCTCAGCGATACCTCTTGGTGATTTTTTTCGCGCAGATATCGAGTTTATAGAGAAGCATTTGAGCCACTACACATAG
- a CDS encoding MBL fold metallo-hydrolase, with protein MKKLFIGLFLLVSTSVIASENVPEMSIKNGYVEPFQMFDNVYYVGDRWVSSYAVKTSKGLVLIDTLDFPYSLWIPINLEKLGLQDKAITHILVTHGHSDHAGGAQYLQSEYGSKVVMTQKGYELAIAQANKSSGKNTFLPPQVELFVQDSSSLSVGEDEFKFYLTPGHTEGDYSIDLMVKDKGISYRAFVVGGHSINTRDPKLAKQFFESMDRVREIALQPPVVSVNLSNHPHKNHLFANREKRNVDDSNNPFISESNFFSFIEQQEALAKEKLSQAEFRVSSEASSPEAQ; from the coding sequence ATGAAAAAGCTATTTATTGGCTTATTTTTACTGGTTTCGACGAGTGTAATAGCATCTGAAAACGTTCCGGAAATGTCGATTAAAAATGGCTATGTTGAACCTTTCCAAATGTTCGATAATGTTTATTACGTTGGTGATAGGTGGGTGTCGTCTTATGCGGTAAAGACTTCAAAGGGATTAGTTCTGATTGATACACTCGATTTCCCTTATTCGCTATGGATACCAATTAATTTAGAAAAGCTTGGATTACAAGATAAGGCAATCACGCATATTTTGGTCACTCACGGCCATTCTGATCATGCTGGTGGAGCGCAATATCTTCAGTCTGAATATGGCTCAAAAGTTGTGATGACGCAGAAGGGCTACGAATTAGCCATTGCTCAAGCCAATAAAAGCAGCGGTAAGAATACCTTTTTGCCTCCCCAAGTAGAGTTATTTGTGCAAGACAGTAGCAGCCTTAGCGTTGGTGAAGACGAGTTTAAGTTTTACCTTACACCCGGCCACACGGAAGGGGACTATTCAATAGATCTTATGGTGAAGGACAAGGGTATATCGTATCGCGCATTTGTTGTTGGCGGACACAGTATAAATACACGAGATCCAAAGCTAGCGAAGCAGTTCTTCGAGAGCATGGACAGAGTCCGAGAGATCGCTTTGCAGCCGCCTGTAGTGAGTGTGAATTTGTCTAACCATCCACATAAGAATCATTTATTCGCTAATCGTGAGAAACGAAATGTCGATGATTCGAATAACCCGTTCATTAGCGAGAGCAACTTCTTTAGCTTCATAGAGCAGCAAGAGGCTTTAGCGAAAGAGAAGCTTAGCCAAGCGGAATTTCGGGTTAGCTCGGAAGCTTCATCCCCTGAGGCGCAGTAG
- a CDS encoding DUF1852 domain-containing protein → MNNEFNFTIKSISLDENYTPSDSTRITTNFANLARGASRQANLRNALQMIDNSFNALAHWDNPKGDRYSVELEIISVDMDIESNGAAFPSIEVLKTNILDHKTNKRIEGIIGNNFSSYVRDYDFSVLLLDHNKGQDKFSIPADFGNLHGKLFKYFVNSQAYKENFKKPPVICLSVSDNKTYYRTENQHPVLGFEYQPNESSLTEHYFKKMGLQVRYFMPPNSVAPLAFYFFGDLLNDYSNLELISTISTMGTFQKIYRPEIYNANAVAGNCYQPNLKNLDHSLTQIVYDREERSKLAVEQGKFAEENFIKPYQSVLENWSANYAL, encoded by the coding sequence ATGAATAACGAATTTAATTTTACGATTAAGAGCATCAGCCTCGACGAAAACTACACACCTTCAGACAGCACGCGTATCACCACCAACTTCGCAAATTTGGCGAGAGGTGCAAGCCGCCAAGCTAACTTACGTAATGCTTTACAGATGATTGATAACAGCTTCAATGCTCTAGCACATTGGGACAACCCTAAGGGCGACCGCTACTCTGTTGAGCTTGAAATCATTTCTGTTGATATGGACATTGAAAGCAACGGCGCAGCATTTCCTTCAATTGAAGTGCTAAAAACCAATATTCTGGACCACAAAACGAATAAGCGCATTGAAGGTATTATCGGAAATAACTTCTCTTCTTATGTTCGAGATTATGATTTCAGCGTATTACTTTTAGATCACAATAAAGGCCAAGATAAATTCAGTATTCCAGCCGATTTTGGTAATTTGCACGGCAAGCTGTTTAAATATTTCGTTAACTCTCAAGCGTACAAAGAGAACTTTAAGAAACCACCTGTTATTTGTTTGAGTGTTTCAGATAATAAAACCTATTACCGAACTGAAAATCAACACCCTGTATTAGGCTTTGAATACCAACCTAACGAGTCTTCTTTAACTGAACATTATTTCAAGAAGATGGGATTACAGGTTCGTTATTTCATGCCGCCAAATAGTGTTGCTCCTCTGGCTTTCTATTTCTTTGGTGATCTGCTGAACGATTACTCTAACCTAGAGCTTATCAGCACCATCAGTACCATGGGTACGTTCCAGAAAATCTACCGCCCTGAAATCTACAACGCGAATGCTGTTGCAGGTAACTGTTACCAACCAAACTTGAAAAACTTGGATCACTCACTGACTCAAATCGTGTATGACCGTGAAGAACGAAGCAAGCTAGCTGTTGAACAAGGTAAGTTCGCAGAAGAAAACTTCATTAAGCCATATCAGTCGGTACTAGAAAACTGGTCTGCCAACTACGCGCTGTAA
- a CDS encoding tetratricopeptide repeat protein — protein METTISQAIALRKEQKYQESRDLLATLLSDENFAAKAHLQIAWSYDNQGKEQQAIEHYVLSLQGKLSSVERFDALFGLASTYRSLGQYTEALSHFEQTMAEYPNSIEVKPFYAMCLYNLGRHKEATSLLLELLVSTTNSEAIKEYQRAISLYAQDLDKTW, from the coding sequence ATGGAAACAACTATCTCACAAGCCATTGCGCTTCGAAAAGAACAGAAATATCAAGAGTCGCGAGACTTGTTGGCGACACTATTAAGTGATGAAAATTTTGCAGCCAAAGCACACCTACAGATAGCCTGGTCATACGATAATCAAGGCAAGGAACAGCAGGCGATTGAGCATTATGTTTTGTCTTTGCAAGGGAAGCTCTCTTCCGTAGAGCGCTTTGATGCGTTGTTTGGCTTAGCAAGCACTTACCGAAGCCTAGGTCAGTATACTGAGGCTTTAAGCCATTTCGAACAGACGATGGCTGAGTATCCAAATTCGATAGAAGTGAAGCCTTTCTACGCAATGTGTCTGTACAACTTAGGTCGACATAAAGAGGCGACGTCTCTGTTGCTTGAGTTGTTGGTTTCTACGACCAATAGTGAGGCGATTAAAGAGTACCAACGAGCGATCTCCTTATACGCTCAAGACTTGGATAAAACTTGGTAA
- a CDS encoding GNAT family N-acetyltransferase has translation MKIRTAELSDIAAITCIFNFYIENTNARFEEERFSLENRQQWFSQFSSDSKYQLYVATENDSLLGFACSQPYRATSAFEDTAEVTIYLAEDAKGKGIGSKLYSQLFASIIDFGVHRVLSGVALPNEASIALHKHFGFREVGVFNEYAKKNGKYISSMWLEKALDADMSLKSS, from the coding sequence ATGAAAATTAGAACTGCAGAGTTGTCCGATATAGCCGCAATTACTTGCATCTTCAATTTCTATATTGAGAACACTAACGCGCGCTTTGAAGAAGAGAGGTTTTCGTTGGAAAATCGACAGCAATGGTTCTCTCAATTCTCGAGTGATAGTAAATATCAACTTTATGTCGCAACCGAAAACGACTCGCTACTTGGTTTCGCATGCTCTCAACCGTACAGAGCAACATCCGCATTTGAAGATACAGCCGAAGTCACAATTTATTTAGCTGAAGATGCAAAAGGTAAAGGGATAGGCTCTAAGTTGTATTCTCAGCTCTTCGCATCAATCATTGATTTCGGTGTTCATCGCGTTCTTTCCGGTGTGGCATTACCCAATGAGGCATCGATCGCACTACATAAGCATTTTGGTTTTCGAGAAGTTGGTGTGTTCAATGAATATGCAAAGAAAAATGGCAAATACATCAGTTCAATGTGGTTGGAAAAGGCTTTAGATGCGGATATGTCCCTTAAATCCTCTTAA
- the panB gene encoding 3-methyl-2-oxobutanoate hydroxymethyltransferase: protein MKHTPSSFMEMKGKQRIPMLTAYTFPVAASIESAGIPIILVGDTVGMVEMGFSSTRDVTIEHMEYHVGAVRRGAPNTHIIGDLPYLTDRSPEVALVNAKRLMQAGADSIKLEGAKLDVIAHLVANNIPVVGHTGLTPQTATNFKKVGQSAEDAQTVSEEAKAIQEAGAFMLVLEHIPSSLGESITQEISIPTIGIGAGAYCDGQVLVINDALGLGNRWPPFSKQYAHCSQTIFDAANEFATEVKTNVFPNNLSK from the coding sequence ATGAAACACACTCCAAGTTCTTTTATGGAAATGAAAGGGAAACAACGTATTCCGATGTTGACCGCTTATACATTCCCTGTGGCTGCAAGTATCGAATCTGCTGGGATACCTATTATTCTCGTTGGTGACACGGTCGGCATGGTTGAAATGGGCTTCAGTAGTACGAGAGATGTGACCATTGAGCACATGGAATATCATGTAGGGGCGGTGCGTCGAGGTGCTCCAAATACTCACATTATTGGCGACCTCCCATACTTAACCGATCGTTCTCCTGAAGTTGCGTTAGTTAATGCTAAAAGGCTGATGCAGGCTGGTGCCGACAGCATAAAGCTGGAAGGGGCAAAACTCGATGTTATTGCTCACCTTGTCGCAAACAATATCCCAGTTGTTGGCCACACGGGGTTAACACCGCAAACGGCAACAAACTTCAAGAAAGTAGGGCAATCTGCTGAAGATGCTCAAACCGTAAGCGAAGAAGCAAAAGCGATTCAAGAAGCGGGTGCGTTTATGTTGGTGCTTGAGCACATACCTTCTTCACTTGGCGAATCGATTACTCAAGAGATTAGCATCCCTACGATTGGAATTGGCGCGGGTGCCTATTGTGATGGTCAGGTATTAGTGATCAATGATGCGCTTGGGCTTGGTAACCGGTGGCCTCCATTTTCAAAACAGTACGCACATTGCAGCCAAACTATCTTTGACGCAGCAAATGAGTTTGCTACGGAAGTAAAAACTAACGTATTTCCAAACAACCTGAGCAAATAA
- a CDS encoding sulfite exporter TauE/SafE family protein, translated as MSELLLLIFYCALLGSGVGFLAGLLGIGGGLIIVPVLSSILLYLDVLPSDQVVVAAIATSLASILFTSTSSALAHHKNGNVPWNIAPWIMLGVALGALISGFMAALLPEKVVRIVFAVSVVLIAIKMFLSSKNDAPKERKLPNKGVLTVLTTITGGLSAMIGIGGGALLVPLLTFFSVDMKKAIGCASACGIVIALFGSIGYITSGSSHFALTDGFAGFVYLPALLGIVCTSWFTAPLGAKATNHLPVPTIKKIFSVLLVVIAASMVAR; from the coding sequence ATGAGTGAATTGCTGTTGTTGATTTTCTACTGTGCGTTATTAGGCAGTGGTGTTGGGTTTCTAGCCGGTTTGTTAGGCATTGGCGGAGGGCTGATCATTGTGCCGGTACTAAGCAGCATTTTACTGTATTTAGACGTTCTACCGTCCGACCAAGTTGTTGTTGCTGCAATTGCCACTTCGCTGGCTTCGATTCTATTTACTTCAACCTCTTCAGCGCTAGCTCACCATAAGAATGGAAATGTGCCTTGGAATATTGCGCCTTGGATCATGCTTGGTGTTGCTCTGGGCGCGCTGATTAGTGGCTTTATGGCGGCTCTGTTGCCCGAGAAAGTTGTTCGTATTGTGTTTGCCGTGAGCGTGGTTCTTATTGCGATCAAGATGTTCTTAAGCAGCAAAAATGACGCACCTAAGGAACGAAAGCTACCTAATAAAGGTGTATTAACGGTTCTGACGACCATTACTGGCGGCTTGTCTGCAATGATAGGGATTGGTGGCGGTGCATTGCTGGTCCCGCTATTAACGTTCTTTTCGGTCGATATGAAAAAGGCGATTGGTTGTGCGTCGGCTTGTGGCATTGTGATCGCGTTGTTTGGCTCGATAGGTTACATCACTTCAGGCAGCAGCCACTTTGCGCTAACCGACGGTTTTGCTGGCTTTGTTTATCTGCCTGCGCTGCTGGGTATTGTGTGCACGTCTTGGTTCACCGCACCTTTAGGTGCAAAAGCAACAAACCATTTACCCGTTCCAACCATCAAGAAGATCTTCTCAGTACTGTTGGTTGTTATCGCGGCAAGTATGGTGGCTCGTTAA
- a CDS encoding IS5 family transposase has protein sequence MPKPRYKTTNWKQYNQALTNRGSLTFWIDEEAIAEWKQNKQGKRGRPRRFSDLAITTALMVKRVFSMPLRALQGFLDSVFKLANIPLVCPHYTCISRRAKEVEVSFKPKTRGAIQHLAIDATGLKVYGEGEWKVKKHGTDGKRRVWRKLHLAVDTSSHEIVAAELSLSNVTDGEVLPNLLKQTRRKIIEVSGDGAYDTRHCHDAIRIKRAVPLIPPREGAAFWEQGHPRNLAVGCQKLYGSNNKWKKRYGYHKRSLSETAMYRVKQLLGGKLSLRNYNAQVGETYAMIKALNKLTGLGMPETQYIV, from the coding sequence ATGCCTAAACCTCGTTACAAAACAACTAACTGGAAGCAGTACAATCAAGCCTTAACCAATCGTGGTTCTCTGACCTTTTGGATTGATGAGGAAGCGATAGCCGAGTGGAAGCAAAACAAACAAGGCAAGCGTGGTAGACCTCGCCGGTTCAGCGACTTAGCCATTACTACTGCATTGATGGTGAAACGCGTGTTCTCTATGCCATTGAGAGCGCTGCAAGGATTTCTAGACTCCGTATTTAAGCTGGCTAACATCCCACTTGTTTGCCCACACTACACCTGTATAAGCCGCCGAGCTAAGGAAGTTGAGGTTTCATTTAAACCCAAAACCAGAGGAGCAATACAACATCTGGCAATTGATGCCACTGGCCTCAAGGTTTATGGCGAAGGTGAATGGAAGGTCAAAAAGCATGGTACTGATGGGAAGCGCAGAGTCTGGCGTAAGCTACATTTAGCCGTTGATACTAGCAGTCACGAAATAGTCGCAGCAGAGCTGAGTTTATCTAACGTTACCGATGGCGAAGTGCTTCCCAACCTACTTAAGCAGACACGTCGTAAAATCATTGAGGTATCAGGTGATGGTGCTTATGACACAAGACATTGCCATGATGCAATACGTATAAAGCGAGCGGTTCCGCTAATCCCGCCACGCGAAGGGGCTGCCTTCTGGGAGCAAGGACACCCTCGCAATTTAGCAGTTGGTTGTCAGAAGCTTTATGGCTCCAACAATAAGTGGAAAAAGCGGTATGGCTATCACAAGCGGTCGCTATCAGAGACAGCAATGTATCGAGTGAAACAGTTGCTAGGTGGGAAATTAAGCCTGAGAAACTACAACGCTCAAGTTGGCGAGACTTACGCTATGATCAAAGCGCTGAATAAGCTTACGGGGTTAGGTATGCCTGAAACTCAGTATATTGTTTAA
- a CDS encoding GNAT family N-acetyltransferase: MEVKLVKGSDPKFAESITKTNMAPYYDTRGIVWGHEQFLRSWDELDNYEVYVGDMRIGVVRFSYTSDITFLRDLQILAEYQGKGFGSKCLDLVIAHASSQASNQLVLRVFSENPAIKLYQSKGFTKISEVKGLVEMELQLTGL; encoded by the coding sequence ATGGAAGTAAAGTTGGTCAAAGGTTCAGACCCTAAGTTCGCTGAATCGATCACCAAAACGAATATGGCGCCTTACTACGATACGCGCGGGATCGTTTGGGGTCATGAGCAGTTTTTACGCAGTTGGGACGAGTTAGATAACTATGAAGTTTATGTAGGTGATATGCGTATTGGTGTTGTCCGCTTTAGTTATACCAGTGACATCACGTTCCTTCGAGATTTACAGATATTAGCCGAATACCAAGGTAAAGGTTTTGGCTCTAAGTGTTTGGATTTAGTGATTGCACATGCGAGCAGTCAGGCATCGAATCAGTTAGTGCTGCGTGTATTCAGTGAGAACCCTGCGATTAAGCTTTACCAATCAAAAGGTTTTACAAAAATTTCTGAAGTGAAGGGGCTTGTTGAAATGGAGCTGCAATTAACTGGACTATAA
- a CDS encoding opioid growth factor receptor-related protein, protein MSEIARFISGEVPDKIGRNIEQLLAYNHFWLEHDHKYIQVFFPIDEGTKFNQHAPFVTQEDRSIFANSEELRTAHLQVLDLMLEFWGMQRDGSEISSLLPLSAANHVWLKNHDHNQLRLTRAIRSLYLLGNEEVATNLCDFLIAAANETGSVSDKTVQYWRNALEG, encoded by the coding sequence ATGAGTGAGATTGCTCGCTTTATCTCTGGAGAAGTGCCAGACAAAATTGGTCGTAATATTGAACAGTTGTTAGCTTACAATCACTTCTGGTTGGAACACGACCATAAGTACATTCAAGTGTTTTTCCCAATAGATGAAGGGACCAAGTTCAATCAACATGCACCGTTTGTTACTCAAGAAGATAGGAGTATCTTTGCTAATTCAGAAGAGCTTCGCACTGCTCATCTACAAGTGCTTGACCTGATGCTTGAGTTTTGGGGAATGCAGCGAGATGGAAGTGAGATATCGTCATTATTGCCACTTAGCGCTGCCAACCATGTATGGTTGAAGAATCACGACCATAACCAACTTCGACTAACGCGAGCCATTCGCAGTTTATACTTGTTAGGCAATGAAGAGGTTGCAACCAACTTATGTGACTTCTTGATCGCAGCGGCCAATGAAACGGGTTCTGTCTCTGATAAAACGGTGCAATATTGGCGGAATGCCTTGGAAGGTTAG
- a CDS encoding DUF3626 domain-containing protein, which yields MADNAVEQAIENIRLKSQGTDCLTSCSVTINFHSDRYTSDNKPLLEVIADDGCLKSQFETGTSNGGMTAYPGGDRWLWEKRVFDGAYDSAPDALRPKYGALNYRNYETGASPRFGSCYFQLKAETLERTTFCYPDSFFEPEDFAVSSRVQALVDKALSSDVDLLDDYIEAHVHGVISLKDDIECLVLDPIYRSTIIEERAVKLGVPIKWHNGYELSLEEMSRYPDYRGQSFIELAKKLAVNGKINAKILGLAVTEQGYDQQDVKKVWHYLARFGYKSE from the coding sequence ATGGCTGACAACGCAGTAGAGCAAGCAATCGAAAACATCCGATTGAAATCACAAGGTACGGATTGTTTAACGAGTTGCTCGGTGACGATCAACTTCCACTCCGATCGTTATACGTCTGACAATAAACCTTTGCTCGAAGTAATTGCTGACGATGGGTGTTTGAAGTCTCAATTTGAAACAGGTACCAGTAACGGTGGTATGACGGCTTATCCCGGTGGTGACCGTTGGTTATGGGAAAAACGTGTATTTGACGGTGCTTACGACAGTGCTCCCGATGCGCTTAGGCCTAAATATGGTGCATTGAACTACAGAAACTACGAAACAGGTGCGTCACCTCGTTTTGGATCCTGTTACTTCCAACTGAAAGCGGAGACCTTGGAACGAACCACGTTTTGCTATCCCGACAGTTTCTTTGAGCCAGAGGACTTCGCCGTTTCTAGCCGTGTGCAGGCATTAGTTGATAAAGCATTGTCATCCGATGTTGATTTACTTGATGATTATATCGAGGCACATGTTCATGGGGTTATCTCTCTGAAAGACGATATTGAATGTCTTGTATTAGACCCTATTTACCGCTCGACGATTATTGAAGAACGCGCGGTGAAATTGGGCGTTCCGATAAAGTGGCACAATGGCTACGAATTAAGCCTAGAAGAGATGAGTCGCTACCCAGATTATCGCGGCCAGTCGTTTATAGAACTCGCAAAAAAGTTAGCGGTAAACGGCAAGATCAATGCGAAAATACTGGGGCTAGCCGTGACAGAGCAAGGTTATGACCAACAAGACGTAAAGAAGGTTTGGCATTACTTGGCTCGGTTTGGTTATAAATCAGAATAA